The genomic segment TCCCTTTTACAGGTAGTCCAGGTTGAATATTTCCACAGCTTTCACCTCTTTGGTTATAAACACCTCAACTAAACTACATTCACCACCAGAAGACCAAGGACCCTGACGCTGAGGGaacactgagctctgctgctaaacctgagaaaaacaaaatcaacaacatcaaatgcttttcctcttattttcatGGATTGCAACAATAAATTGTAGGATTTCTAACACATGCTGTCATTATGGCATGATTTGAATTAATACCACCTTAATTGATGACGTAGTATTAATATAGAATTTACCTCGGTTTCAATCTACTGCTAATTAACTTAGTGGCCCCTAACATtctcaatgattaaaatgagacaaaacaaaggaggatgTCGTGTTTAATAACGgggataacaaaaataaataaagaaatgacacTTCTAAGGAATACTATACCTTATTTTCAATGTCTGTGTGACTATCAGAGGTCCAGAGTATCTCCCGAACAATACCAAATTACAAGTAAATTCGGACACAATAGAAGGGAAATCCAAAGTGTTAATTTGCGCATTCAAACAGTAGAAATACAATCTAATGTTTCACAACCCTGGCTTGTGCAAatggatacattttaaatgttttagccaGACCATCAACAAGTTTAAACAAGTATCAAGGGATGcaagttgaaagtgtgtgtaaggtgtaatattgtgaatgttgatgaaaagaataaataaagtattcagCGCGGTTGGTGTAATTAGAGGCGTCCTCCAGAAGGAGGCGGTGTCGCACCAGCATAGCAGCGGCTTTGTGAAGGTTCCACGACGTGAACAAAAGAAGctgaatgagcagctgcttgttgttaaaGTGTAACGTTGGTGTGCGCGACGCGACATGAAGGTATCGACGAGTCCAAAAAGGCCGTGGCTCGATGTATTGCTCGGGTTGTTCTGCAGCGCCTATTCACGGGCGCGATCCCGCTGGTCCACCGTTCCGCCGGGTGGACCACGGCATCTTAGGACCTGCTACGACTCCTCCCCTGACGAGGCGACGTggtggtccccggtccccgaggCGCACCACGTCGAGCGCGGACGCCCGATCGGAATGATCGTCATAGCCCGCTGCAGCCCAGGCCCTGAGCTCAAGCGATCCGACAGCCGGCCCGCCTCCCGGTATAGGCTTGgctgggattacaggcgcacgccacCGCGCCCGGCAGTTCTCGCGAGGACCCAGGAGCCTTTTATCTTTCACTAGAATGACGTCATATATGAGCtcatcggcatttttcaggagtccatcctgacctcaattttgaaGCTAgggacttcaaatttggtgtgcacactcatagttcattctagtttcatatatgttactgttgtagttgtagcttttcctgttccggagcatcaagctagcgcaggtttggcccctctgatccggaagccctgtttactgtctcacaagatccaatagtctattggaggcgagggtctgcaatctctgattgtctcttgtttaatTAGTGAAGTGAAATGACCCCATACCAGCTGAGTTCTATCATGACAAGAAACACAGTGAATAAAAGTTTATATCCTTCTACGGTCACAACATGAGGAATCGAATCCCTAACATTTCAGCATCTTGCGAGTGGAGCAGTTAAATGTATGCGTTCTAAATATTAATTGTAAAATCTGTGAACTTTGccttttattcatgcattatttaaagatgtATGTGAAAAGTTCTCAcgaaacaaaagtctttaaataaaaaacatgtctttatttgaggGTGGTTACCAGGCAAGAAGACAGCCAGTGCCTAGAGCCTCCAAacgatgaataatgaataagttGAGCTGCAGCCTTTGAGGAATCCAGTGGTGAGCCTGTCTTTTCCACATCAACCTGTATTCTCCCTTTACAGGTAGTCCAGGTTGAATATTTCCACAGCTTTCACCTCTTTGGTTATAAACACCTCAACTAAACTATATTCACCTCCAGAAGACCAAGGACCCTGACGCTGAGGGaacactgagctctgctgctaaacctgagaaaaacaaaatcaacaaaatcaaatgcttttcctcttattttcatGGATTGCAACAATAAATTGTAGGATTTCTAACACGTGCTGTCATTATGGCATGATTTGAATTAATACCACCTCAATTGATGACGTAGTATTAATACAGAATTTACCCCGGTTTCAATCTACTGCTAATTAACTTAGTGGCCCCTAACATTCTCAATGATTAAAttgagacaaaacaaaggaggatgTCGTGTTTAATATCGgggataacaaaaataaataaagaaatgacacCTCTAAGGAATACTATACCTTATTTTCAATGTCTGTGTGACTATCAGAGGTCCAGAGTATCTCCCGAACAATACCAAATTACAAGTAAATTCGGACACAATAGAAGGGAAATCCAAAGTGTTAATTTGCGCATTCAAACAGTAGAAATACAATCTAATGTTTTACAACCCTGGCTTGTGCAAatggatacattttaaatgttttagccaGACCATCAACAAGTTTAAACAAGTATCAAGGGATGcaagttgaaagtgtgtgtaaggtgtaatattgtgaatgttgatgaaaagaataaataaagtattccgTGCGGTTGGTGTAATTAGAGGCGTCCTCCAGAAGGAGGCGGTGTCGCACCAGCATAGCAGCGGctttgtgaaggttccacaacgtgaacaaaagaagctgaatgagcagctgcttgttgttaaaGTGTAACGTTGGTGTGCGCGACGCGACATGAAGGTATCGACGAGTCCAAAAAGGCTGTGGCTCGATGTATTGCTCGGGTTGTTCTGCAGCGCCTATTCACGGGCGCGATCCCGCTGGTCCACCGTTCCGCCGGGTGGACCACGGCATCTTGAGACCTGCTGCGACTCCTCCCCTGGCGAGGCGACGTggtggtccccggtccccgaggCGCACCACATCGAGCGCGGACGCCCGATCGGAATGATCGTCATAGCCCGCTGCAGCCCAGGCCCTGAGCTCAAGCGATCCGACAGCCGGCCCGCCTCCCGGTATAGGCTTGgctgggattacaggcgcacgccacCGCGCCCGGCAGTTCTCGCGAGGACCCAGGAGCCTTTTATCTTTCACTAGAATGACGTCACATATGAGCtcatcggcatttttcaggagtccatcctgacctcaattttggagctagagacttcaaatttggtgtgcacactcatagttcattctagtttcatatatgttactgttgtagttgtagcttttcctgttccggagcagcaagctagcgcaggtttggcccctctgatccggaagccctgtttactgtctcacaagatccaatagtctattggaggcgagggtctgcaatctctgattgtctcttgtttaatTAGTGAAGTGAAATGACCCCATACCAGCTGAGTTCTATCATGACAAGAAACACAGTGAATAAAAGTTTATATCCTTCTACGGTCACAACATGAGGAATCGAATCCCTAACATTTCAGCATCTTGCGAGTGGAGCAGTTAAATGTATGCGTTCTAAATATTAATTGTAAAATCTGTGAACTTTGccttttattcatgcattatttaaagatgtATGTGAAAAGTTCTCACTAAACaaaagtctttaaataaaaaacatgtctttatttgaggGTGGTTACCAGGCAAGAAGACAGCCAGTGCCGAGAGCCTCCAAactatgaataatgaataagttGAGCTGCAGCCTTTGAGGAATCCAGTGGTGAGCCTGTCTTTTCCACATCAACCTGTATTCTCCCTTTTACAGGTAGTCCAGGTTGAATATTTCCACAGCTTTCACCTCTTTGGTTATAAACACCTCAACTAAACTATATTCACCTCCAGAAGACCAAGGACCCTGACGCTGAGGGaacactgagctctgctgctaaacctgagaaaaacaaaatcaacaaaatcaaatgcttttcctcttattttcatGGATTGCAACAATAAATTGTAGGATTTCTAACACATGCTGTCATTATGGCATGATTTGAATTAATACCACCTTAATTGATGACGTAGTATTAATATAGAATTTACCTCGGTTTCAATCTACTGCTAATTAACTTAGTGGCCCCTAACATtctcaatgattaaaatgagacaaaacaaaggaggatgTCGTGTTTAATATCGgggataacaaaaataaataaagaaatgacacTTCTatacagtaaaatatttttaataccGGTAATGTTTTAAATGGAACAAACAATCAAAAGTCACAGTTTGGTGTAGCATTTGGTGTGGTGTAGTTTATGGTTTCTTTCACTGTTTTGAACAGGAGCTGGAGCAACAGGAGCTTCCACTCTTTCTCAGTCTGGGACAGTGTGAGTTTCAGTGAACGTGTCCCATTACAAAGACGACATCCTCCTGTGTAGCACGTCTGCAAAGCTCCAAGGAGACAAGGGACTGAAGGGCACAGTGCTCCCATCTCAGGCTGAAGCCCCAAGGTAAGCCAAATAGATTCCCCTCTAATGTTTGTGTCCTGTTCATTTTACTATTTAAAATCATTCAATCAGATTAGACAATGCTGAAAATTCCAAATATCATTTGTGCCTTTGTTCTCCTAGACTTTTCAATCATGAATTATTTCATACGATATACGTATTTATAACAAGTACATTGGCTGACAatacaaaatactttttttttttacaaggtgTTTTAATTGTGTTGTAGATTTTACACATTAATACAATAAAACGTGTAAGTAGATTTtaattaatgataataatttcatgacatgacatgaaagATGAGTAGCTGGTTATATACGTTTACTTTTTACATTACATAGTAGTATTATGAATCTAATGAAGCTAATCACATCTCCTCAAGCTGGTTTGGCAAGAGCATGACGTCCAAATCCGAAAATCCCCCCCCGTACGAGGATGCACTGCACCACCCTAAATACATCAACAGCCCCCACCATCTGCAAAATGGATCTCCCCTTCCACCACCTCCGTCTTACAGCCCCAGTCCTGCCGTGGGCCCTGGTCTGCCTGGCTTCTGGGGCCAGGAGGGTGTCTACCCACAAGCTGGGGTTCTCGCCACTGTACCCACTCTGTCTGCTGGAGTGTCTACATCCAATCCAGGTTCTGATGAAGTGATTCACCATATAAACATATCCTGGGCTCCATTTAAAGCAGATATGGACTGTAATTCCTTGCTACTCCTGATTCTGCAGGGGACACGGATGATTTTATGAACACCCAGTGGGAAAGCACATCTGTTCGGCATGGCTTCATCAGAAAGGCATGTTTTCTATCCATTCTGTCACACACGATTTTATGCTGTTGACAGTTCTGATGATAATCCTCTTATATGTCCTCCTATATAACCACAGAAATGTTTTCCACTTGCTCTTAAAGGctttattttgtgtctgtggGCAGGTTTACTTAATTTTAGCAGCACAACTTGCCGTCACCTTTTCAGTTGTTGCCGTCTTTACGTTTGTGTAAGTCCTGCTGTCCATGCCATCATGATATTCTGTCTCACTGCTTTACGCACTTGATGGATGGAGAGGAACAGTTTTGTGAATTCTTATGTCTGTGCTTTAATTTGCAGTGACCCAGTGAGGCTGTTTGTCATTAAATACCCCGGCATCTACTGGGCATCTTTGTAAGTTCCACctcagaaaaaaattaataaatagaacatttgaaaataaactCCCATGAATCAATTATGGTATTAGTGCTGCTATTTCCATAAGAATAATAGCTAAGTTAAGTACAATAATAAATGATAGCCATTCGTCTCTCCATAGTGCGGTTTATTTTGTGGTTTACTGCGTTCTTGTTTGCTGCAAAGAACTGAGGTAAGCAAGGCCTCGGTCTGCGTTCGTTTTCGTGCCATGAACATTCTATATTTCTTAAATATCAATAACCAACCAGGAAAGTTCTGTTTGAATTGAAATATGAATCACACATCCATGTTTTAGGAGGCGTTTCCCATGCAATCTTGTGCTTCTTGGAGTATTTGTAAGTCTTATTTAggtaaaacaaaaagtcaaTATCACCAATGGTTCACTAGCAGATCAGTACAGCGAATTATAACACATTATAACTGACATTAAAAAACATTGACACATTGTTCTTACATTTTATCTTGCAGACTCTTGCCTTGTCTTACATGTGCGGAGCAGTTTCAAGGTTTGATTTTCAATCAGAAAACACTCCAACGACACAACATTACAACGATGTATCGCACCCTCCTAACTAGTTTTTCATGTGTTAATCTCGTATCTGTTACAGCTACTGTCAAACAAAGGCAGTATTTATCGCCATGGGAATAACAGCAGTAGTTTGTATCACTGTCACAATCTTCTGCTTCCAAACCAAGGTATATGAAGATGTAACGCGTGTCTCTCTCGCTCCGGAggatgtctttgttttcagtgtcaaAGAACTCCTTTGTTTCACATTACAATGGGCCACTGAGatcttttaaatattcatgtttagTCATAAGATGTGAATCCAGTTTTTGTCTGATGCAACAAATTATCTTCTTTTCAAGTTGAAACAGCTCcatgtatcccccccccctacccaTTTCTTATTAAATGATCTCATCCACTCTTTCTGGTGGTTTGGAGCATGCCGACTTTCTTTTCACCCTACTCATAAGTTTGCTTCCCCACACAggtggacttcacctcctgcggGGGGTTCCTCAGCATCGCTGGCATTCTGCTCGTGATCATCGGAATCGTCACGGCCGTCGTCCTCTCCTACCGATATGTGAGGACTCCTTGGTCGAACTCCTTCATGTACCCTCCCTACTCCTGTTTCTCAGTGTGACAGGCAGCAGCTCTACAGGGTGTATCTGCGCGACTGATCTCACGTTCAGATGCCTTTCCCGTGTCACTCAACAGGTCCCTTGGCTGCATATGCTTTACGCTGCAATCGGAGCCCTCGTTTACACTCTGGTGAGTCAAAACTCACTTGAGGTGAATTTTTTGTTTAGCAAAGCAAGGTTGTAGATGAATAACAAGAAATGCACCACCagtatattttaaattaaacatttacagaagATGTGTCAATATAAAATTCAGCATAAGTTATATATCTGCTAACATTCTCATCAGTTTAAACTATACTTGAAGTTATGGATTTTACAATAACACGTTTTATATCTGTGATTGGTGTTTGACAGCAGATTAATTTGCTTTATCTggttttttagtttttagtgtACAACACCCAGCTCCTTATTGGAAAGGGGGAGCTGGCAATTAGCCCAGAGGAGTACGTCTACGGAGCTCTTTCTCTCTacagtgatgtcatccaggtcttcctcttcatccttcaaGCCAGTGGTGCCGACTGAGACCACAGTTAGAGcacagatttctttttgtgtcATGAAACCTAATGCTATGTGTACAGTGATTCAGTGTTCAGTGATCGCTGATGATGAAACATCCAAACGATTATTTTTAACGATCTGTAATACTTGGCCACTTCATTTTGCACTGAATGAAGCAGACCGATAAATTAAGGATTAAACACACTGTCAGTAAGGAGAAACAGGAATACTAACTTGTGTATAGACGTTTAAATTTTGATGTTTCATCAAATGGTATTTATTGAAAATGTACTTCATGTAACCATGAAGAGAATAAGTATGAATTATTTCCTGAACTCATAAAGAAGTCTCTTAAAAAAGGAGACCAAATTactaatgcatttattttttcaatttcATACAAAATCTGTGGAGATAGAGACTATGATCATTAGTCCTTAGCCAGCGCTGGTATTAGGAGACACAGAATGTACTTTTATGACGTCCATAGAAAAGAACTCAGACATTAAAATCCAGATTAGGAGTGCACAGCACAATCCATAAACCGCTGGCCAACTCCTTTCCTTCTATTGACCATCTGTTATTGGCTGTTGTTAAGATGACCAAGCACACCAATCAATAAAGTCCACCTTACTCCTCCATTATGTCTTATTGGTTAATTATAGTGGCACGTTTAGTATGATAAAGTGGCACTAGATGCTTTACCCGCTTCCACTCTGAATTACTATTGTTCCCCATCACCGAAAACAGCCCGACATTCCACTGATGACTTTCCATGTGGTTGTGGGTTCAAGGCGTCAAGCGCTTGGGGTCCCGCGGGAACATGGAGGTCTGACGCACATTGTGGAGTCCCAGGTAGAGCATGCAGACTCTCTCCAGGCCTGTGAGGGATGACATTTAAAGTTCCTCAAAAATTATCTAATTAAAAAATTTACAAGACACTTGGCGGTGCCCCCAAAAATTTGATGAATGCTTACCAATGCCTCCACCGCCATGCGGGGGAGCCCCGTACCGGAAGGAGTCGATGTATGCCTTGATCTTCTCCAGATCTGTATGTAGCCATAATATGCATTAGCTTTAAATGTTATGATCCCTTTCTCTAAATATTAATCATTCTAGCTCCCTGTGTTGTAATCCAAAGTGAACAccaacagagggagacagaaaggcaCATCTTTAACCGAGCTGTCCGGGTGTGTGCGCTTACCAATCTGGTGATGGATGGCTCGTTCGGTCAGGAGTTCAGCATCGTGGACCCTCTGAGCTCCAGACAGGATCTCCTCCCCCCTCATGAACATGTCATAGGAGTTGGAGTATTTCTGGATAAAAAGTAAAGATAAAAATCTATGATGACAACAGCCCAATCCaagcacattaaaacacattctCAAGATAGAGCAGAAAATGTCACCAAAATGTGTTCATGGTTTAGAACAATCTGTCCATCTAAACCAAAATATGgaggaacaaaagaaaatagaagcagtgttgttgtttttctgtaatcctaaCAGTTTACTactgaaataaattaaagataTTTTCACatcatgaataaatcaaatgccCTGAGCTCTGCATATCTATCATGGTGTTTATCAGCCAATAAAATTTATAGAGAGAAGGCTGTGCCTTTCATTTGCAAATAGTTACATAACTTTTGCTCCTGCACATTTCTACTACGCATGCAGCCGATTACTGCAAATACTGCAAGCGTGTACGAGTAAAACTTACCGAGTTGTCCGGATCCGGCATCGTATAGAAGGGTCTCACAGCCAGCGGATACTTATCCAGCACGTAGAAGTCAGTGTCATACTGGGAAAATGAAGAGTCATTAGTTTTCTTTAAAGATGATTCCTTGATACTTGCTGATGAATTTTTTCTTCAAATTACAAACAAAAGGATTTCATAATGAGGCACTTCACAAAATAAATTCAGTGCCTtcgtcattcattcatcttctgaaccgctttgtccgttaccgggccgcgctggagcctatcccagcagtctacgggtacaccctggacaagccgccagttcatcacaggagaccacacacagacaatcattgacacacacacctatggacaatttagtgtctaattcacctaatttgtatgtgtttggtggtgagaggaagccggagaacctggagagagtTTGCGTCACGTGCAATAATTATGTAAAGTTTAAActgttttccatttcattttaactCCATCTTGTTACTG from the Brachionichthys hirsutus isolate HB-005 unplaced genomic scaffold, CSIRO-AGI_Bhir_v1 contig_1091, whole genome shotgun sequence genome contains:
- the LOC137916789 gene encoding aspartate--tRNA ligase, cytoplasmic-like; its protein translation is FRAEDSNTHRHLTEFVGLDIEMAFNYHYHEVIDSITGTMVQIFKGLRDNFQTEIQTVNKQFPSEPFKFLEPTLRLEYKEGVAMLHEAGVEMGDEEDLSTPNEKLLGRLVKEKYDTDFYVLDKYPLAVRPFYTMPDPDNSKYSNSYDMFMRGEEILSGAQRVHDAELLTERAIHHQIDLEKIKAYIDSFRYGAPPHGGGGIGLERVCMLYLGLHNVRQTSMFPRDPKRLTP
- the LOC137916788 gene encoding protein lifeguard 3-like, yielding MTSKSENPPPYEDALHHPKYINSPHHLQNGSPLPPPPSYSPSPAVGPGLPGFWGQEGVYPQAGVLATVPTLSAGVSTSNPGDTDDFMNTQWESTSVRHGFIRKVYLILAAQLAVTFSVVAVFTFVDPVRLFVIKYPGIYWASFAVYFVVYCVLVCCKELRRRFPCNLVLLGVFTLALSYMCGAVSSYCQTKAVFIAMGITAVVCITVTIFCFQTKVDFTSCGGFLSIAGILLVIIGIVTAVVLSYRYVPWLHMLYAAIGALVYTLFLVYNTQLLIGKGELAISPEEYVYGALSLYSDVIQVFLFILQASGAD